The DNA region atggggttaacgaAGGATATAATAATgcgggatggctagaaaggctcggggttaattataaacaacgtgcctcagtgtgtggatcatgcagtgacagtcccagagagtctacgcaaattaagagtgataaagacaaacctgaatgacgctcatgatgattaatgtgtttggccttttctgactcacttggtttggttcagctttgacaggatccacagtGCTTCTTAATTTGGTGCAATTGCTTTCTTACTTCGGAGTGTGCAGGATACTTGTGTCGATTAAGCtgtatacgttgcgtccgatctttactttcagcagtgtcactttctggggagatccttcataacaagccatggtgagtggtgtgatcTTTCATCCACTTCTCACTTGTGATCATTACTTTTCCAACCTGTCAACACATACTTGACACACACACTTGCAGCATAATGTACATTCACCAGACAAATTCAATACAAAAAAGTACAAATAACACAAACAAATTGCAAATgaaagacataaaatctcccccacacttgaactcaacattgtccacaatgtttACGAACAAGCACGGATGAGGGAACTTACAGAGTCCTACTGAGGAGGCGGTTGCaggaaatgcaacatcaactgtcgcatcatgttgctcatgtcatccaacatcgctccctaacgggcttgctcgatgccttgccTTTGCTGTTTAGCCCTCAAGTCACCTATTTCGGTCTGTATCCAGCCccattggtcagttgaccaagaAGGGGAACCTTCCGCCTGTTGGGTGGGTTCCTGAGGTTGTGGAACAAACTGCTCAGTCGGTGCTTGAGGATATTCTTTTTCTCTTCCTTCTTCCTGGTCATCTACAAATTGGTCCCCTGCATAAAAATGGTCAGTGTCGTGGCCCTCATCCGCATCGGGATCGGTGCTCACATACAACCAATTCTCACAATCAGTGATAGCTACTCTGTCCGGATCCGGCAGAGCGATGATAAACCGTTTATGAATAAGGACAAAATAATGGGTAGGGGCAACCACAATCATACCTTGGGCAATCAGAGCAGACATGACAATTTTAGTATTACCTGCGATTGGCGTGTCCTCGAGTAAGACAGCCTGATACCCGAAATGCAATGCAATCTGGGTGATCATACTTCCCACAGAAATGCCGCCGGAGTTTGCTCGGCCGACTCTCCCCAGGTAGTctgctgcaaaggcagctacattgatggtcttgttctgagccatcgagtacatgaagaatagctctctctgagtagctactCCGGTGTTGTCGCCTCTACCAAACAATGTGTAGGCTAGACCTTTTTGGGCGTACCTGAAACAGGGATTCTGGATGCCCGATGCTTTTgcacctttggaggagtaatccATCCTCCCAATTATGGCGATCCAGAAATCCTTAGGAGAAAACCCGTCTGGGACCGCTCCGGGTCCGTTCAGCGGGAGGCAGAGTATAGCAGCTAACTCCTCAACATACAGTTCATGGTAATTGTTAAACAACCGGAAGCGTAGAGTACCGAAATAATACCTGATTGCGTTAACCCACCGTTTTTCGAGCTGAAACTCCAAGGTGCTGAGAAACTCGAGAGTAATGCGCTCGTAGGTCGGCACCTCCAAACTCATAAACTTTAGCATGCCCAAGACGTGGAACATGCGGTCTACCTCAATTTTCAGCCCTAGATCAGTCAGAGTCTTTTCACACATATACCGGGTCGGCGTGAGCTTGCGTTTCCGGTGAATTTGGTAACATCTCTCTTGCTCCAGGTTGTCAAACACAATATTGTGCGGATTAGGATTCCGGCTCGGGCGCTTTCGGGACTTTGCCATCTCTGCACGTTGTTGCTTTCCGGTAAGGATTCTATTCAAGGacattttggacctgcaaaaataGTAAAATTCCGAACTTTCAAGTTAGAAAAATCTAAAACCGTGGTTGCGACCGGGACGGTGAGGTGAGaaatatttgtgaagggtgtttgGGCTATAGGTGAGTGGAGCTTGGTTGCATGTGAGGTTTTGTGTGGTGAGGTGAGTGAGTGTTAATGGAGTTTGTGAGAGAGTGGGAGAAGAAGATGACAAAGTATGAGAGAGAAGGATGATAAATTATGATAATGATGAGTGTTAAGGGAAAAAACAGTGGTTAAGAGTGGTTTAATGAGGTGGGCCccacaaaaatttaaaattttcaaaaaagaATCAAAAAATTCGCACGCCTGACAcggtcgtgtcagctgacacgggtggccgtgtcaggctactggTTTTACCCTTTTTCCAACTTCTGTTATAGTGGTCCTAACACGGGCCatgtcaggccactgtttttcATCCTCAAACTTGTTTTTCTtacagtgctcctgacacggcccgtgtcagctgacacggggggccgtgtcaggccactgttttttCCAAATATCCTTTCCAGCTTTCCTCTtctgacacggcccatgtcagctgacacgggtggccgtgtcaggctgtccTTTTGGCCGTTCTTAGGTTTCCTTGTCAGGTTAACCGCAGGTTCCGCTGGCTCCTTCCTGTGGGACTCTTGTATACCTATAGACACAAAAAAAAATGCTTAGAAataaaaagcgtgggttgcctcccacgaagcgcttcgtttaacgtcgcatggctcgacggttcttCGTCTACTTAGGTGAGACGAACTTTTTCTATAGGACCATTCTCCTGGTCTTGTATGTAAGGTTTCACTCTCTGCCCATTTACCTTGAACGTGTCTCCGTTCGCtggatttcttagttcaacggcTCCCTGGGGAAATACCTTTTGTATCTCAAAGGGTCCCGACCATCGGGACCTCAGTTTCCCTGGGAAGAGAttcaaccttgagttgaataATAATACCAGTTGTCCTTCCTGAAGGTCTTTCTTCTGAATGCGCTTGTTATGCCAGGTTTTGGTTTGTTCTTTGTAGatcttggcattctcatacgCTCGATTCCTGAACTCTTCTAGCTCTTGTAATTGGAGGATCCTAGACTTTCCTACTTTGGCCAGATCATAGTTGAGGAATTTGGTGGCCCAGAATGCCCTATGCTCCAGTTCTAGTGGCAggtgacaagctttaccatagactaactgataaggggacatacctattggtgttttgaACACTGTTCGGTATGCCCAGAGTGCGTCATCGAGTTTGATTGACCAATCCTTTCTAGAGGCACTGACAAttttttctaggatttgcttgatCTGCCGATTGGATACCTCAACCTGTCCACTAGTCTGAGGGTGGTATGGAGTGGCTATTCTATGCTTTACATTGTATTTTTGCAGTAGGTTTTCCATCAATTTGTTTAGGAAGTGGGTACCCTCATCACTAATAAGTGCTTTTGGTACCCCGAACCGTGCGAAGATACAATTCTTGAGGAAGTTGATCACCACCTTTGCATCATTCGTGGGCAGTgcaactgcttccacccattttgacacatagtccATATTAACTAGAATGTACTGTTTTCCGAAGGAcggtgggaagggtcccataaaatctatcccCCATACGTCGAACAGTTCGacctctaacatggcattctgaggcatctgatttcttttaGATATGTTTCCTGTTCTTTGACATCGGTCGCATTCTTTTACCACTACTTGGGCATCTTTGAACAGTGTGGGCCAGTACAATCCAGATTGGAGGACTTTGGTTGCGGTTCTGTCTCCGCTGAAATGTCCTCCATATTCGGAGTTATGACATGCTTTTAAAATGTCCCTCTGCTCTTCCTTTAGAACACATCTCCTGACTAGACCATCTAATCCTTTTTTGTAAAGGAATGGATTGTCCCATacatagaacctgcaatcatgcaaaaaaaaatcgtctgttagagtcaaagtcaccaggtatcagtccacctaccacaaagttcgCGTAATCGGTGAACCATGGGATATGCGTAACGGCTAGAATGCGTTCGTCCGTGAACTCATCTTTGATGGGGTGTGAGTCTTCAGTTTCTTGAATCAGagtcatccgagacaagtgatcagcaaCAGTGTTTTCACTACCCTTTTTATCTCTGATTTCCAAATCTAATTCTTGTAAGAGGAGGATCCATCGCAGCAGTCTCGGCTTGGATTCCTGTTTTGCAAAAAGATATTTCAgagcagcatggtcagtataaacaattacgTTTGATCCCAGCAGATAGGATCTGAATTTGTCAAAGGCGTATACCACCGCCAGGAGTTCTTTTTCTGTGGTAGCATAGTTCATCTGAGTAGGGTTGAGTACATGGCTTGCATAAtagatcacatgcaagagcttctTCTTGCGTTGCCCTAGTACCGCCCCCACTGCgttatcacttgcatcacacattatctcaaaaggaagaGACCAATATGGGGCAATAACTATGGGTGCTGAAACCAGCTCTTTTTTTAAGGTCTCGAAGGCTTTCCTGCAGTCTTTGTCAAATAAGAACGGGGTATCGTTTACCAGCAGACTAGTCAATGGTTTtgcaatcttggagaaatctttaATTAACCTGCAGTAGAAACctgcatgtcctaagaagcttcggATGCCTTTTTCATTTACTGGTGGTGGTAAGTttgctattacctccacttttgctatATCCACTTCGATACCCTtgttggagatcttgtgtcccaaTACGATTCCTTCCCAgaccatgaagtgacatttttcccaattcaggatcaaatttgtttgctggcatctttctaaAACAAGTGATAGGTTAGTCAAACAgttatcaaatgaagaaccgaacaccgagaagtcatccataaatacttccatatgcttttcgagcatgtcagcaaaaatagaagtcatacacctttgaaatGTGGCTGGTGCGTTGCACAagccaaatggcattcttctataagcaaaaataccgtaggggcatgtgaatgcagtcttctcttggtcttcCGGAGCAACTGCAATCTGGTTGTAccctgaataaccgtctaggaAATAATAGTACTCGTGTCCTGCTAATctttccagcatttgatcaatgaatggtaacgggaaGTGATCCTTCCTTGTTGCCAAATTTAGCCTTCTATAATCgatgcacactctccaacctgtaacagtgcgggttggaatcaactcattcttttcattctttattacCGTTGTGCCCCCTTTTTTGGGTACCACgtggactggacttacccaagaACTATCGGAGATAGGGTAGATTAGACCTGCATCCAAGAGTTTTACAACCTCTTTGTgcaccacttctttcatggctgggttaagtcttcgttgCGGTTGCACTACGGGTTTGTGGTCATCctccattaagatcttgtgcatgcaaacagtagggcttataccttttaagaCTTCAATTGCCCATCCAATtgcacccttgtatttttttagcacttgaattAGTTCTGCCTCTTGGACGCTCTGTAGACTAGCATTAATGATGGCTGGACATTTTTCTTCAgtgtctagaaatacatacttcagatttgttggCAACTGCTTCAGATTCACCCCTTTTTTGGGTTCTTTAGTGACATCGGATGGTGGTGGCCTTAGATCTTCCCATCGGTGTGGTCTAGATCCaatccattcaggttgtttttccatAAGAGCAAGCACCTCAGATTCTTCTTCATCTTTATTACTTTCAAAAATGGACAAGCTTAAGACCCGGTTTAGAGGTGACTGGGGTCTATGTTGGTCATTTTCCTGAGCAATTACTTGGTCGATTATTTCTATAGTGTTGCTTGTGCcgacatcatctttgtattgcatggtattcctcacatctatctttaactcttcatcatagaccttaagggtcatagttccttcctcaatatctatcatacATCGTCCTGTTTCCAAAAAGGGTCTTCCCAGTATGAGAGGGATCTCTTCATCCTCCGGCATCTCTAAAATGACGAAGTCGACTGGAaagacaaacttgtcaattttcacaagaacatcttccacaatacCATAGGGTCGCCGAACTGAGCGATCCGCAAACTGAAGGGTCATTCGAGTGTCTTGAACAGAACCGATGCCTAGCTTCTTATAGATGGATAGTGGCATCAAACTTACACTTgctcctaagtcaatcagagccttcttgaattttcgatcaccaatagtgcaaggaatagtaaccgatcccctgtctttctttttcactggTATTTTCATGCCCTGGAGAATGGCACTGCATGTTTCAGTCAGGATGATCGGTTTAGTATCAGTGGAACGCTTCTTGGAaattatgtctttcatgaacttggcatatattggcatttgttccaatGCTTCCGAAAAAGGGATATTGATTTCGAGTTTCTTGAACATTTCCAGAAATTTCTCGAAATTCTTCTCATGttgattcttcttcttctgtCGTGGAGGTTAAGGAAGTTTGATTATGGGTTTAGGAACCTTTTCCTTATCCTGGACAGGAGGTGGTATTGCTTCTTCATCTTGGACttttgtttccttgatttctaaatccacctctATTAATCCCTCTTTTTCGATATCATTAACCTCGgttgactttccacttcgggttgtgacagcgttaacagtgttatgttcccgcggatttgttaccgtaccactaggtagggtTCCAGGGGCTTGAGAGTTGGATGCTAACTGTTGTGCTGTCTGTCCCATCTGAACTTCGAGATTTTTGATGGAGGCTGTGGTGTTTTTCTAATTAGTCCTTGTCTCTTCTTGAAACTGTATACTATGGGCTGCCAACTTTTCAATGGAAATCTCCCAAtcagcctttttaggtgcctgttaTTGTTGGcgatactgagtctgatattgccaTGTACCttgttgtggaacattccctctctgatctttccaggagaagtttggatgattcttccaacctgggttgtaggtattagagtagggattattctgcttcaagaatttgatctcttcaatttgttggggagttgcaaagcaatagacagtgtggtgaggtccattacagatttcacaagtgctctCTTGAACTGGTTGAACTTGTGCTATCTGTTggatacctatattcatagctttcaacttTTTGTCTATTTCGGCAGCAACAGtgtcttccagacggattttatttgtctccAATTTTCGATCAATCACCCCATCTAGTTTACTGGTACACCTGTCatatagctctagatgctcattcgcagctattgcttcaataatcctcttgataccagtggctgttgagaaatttgttgagccatcggctgctgtatcaatcaactgcTTTGTCTTgattttcagcccattaacgaacatctgcatttgttctgtctgatctatattatgagtgggacacgcaactaagatccttttgaatcttttgtaagtgtctcccaatgattcaccatccttctgtttgaaatttagaatttcatacctttttctcaagAATACTGATGatggaaaatactcatttaagaatgcagtttccatctcctcccaggaagtgatactactggcagggagagaatagaaccattcttccgcgtcttcagctaaagtgaacgggaacattcttaatttttttgcttcatcagtgtgaccatcaattttcaaggtggtgctcatggtcagaaatctctgcaggtgtttgttagcatcttcattaacctttccggtgaaaggttttctttccaattgattgatcgtgctaggatgtagttgaaaatttgtcacattcaccggttggttaactatggtcagtcgaccacccggtgcgtttgcacctccataATCACCTAGGAGTCTCTCTGAAGGTGGAGGAGGTGGGACTGGAGGAGGTGGgattggaggaacttcagccattggttccttgacttctggttgatccgaggtactttcttctgtagaatccactctttgttctctgcattttctgtgaagggttctctcgatctctgcgtcaaaaagaattTCAGCTGAGGGTTTTCCTCGCATATACTGGTTAGTATAGTATAAATGACAGAAAtataattttattgcagagcaacaaaattttaattgaaataaactttaaactctatatttttggcagtccccggcaacggcgccaaaaacttgatcgggaaaatagcaagtttactattttgcctgttatagtaataatggggaaaatccccgaatgtcgatctcaaggactgcatgtagtattgagtttaaattatcattcaattaaacaaaaagtattaatttgggttttttgagtgtaaaaaaagaaaataataaagtaataaGAAAATAGGGATTtctggagaaaaaggaacaatgtcagggaaggtgtatgatttatccttgtaattactctgagttactattgcatcaacaaatatcaattactaccagttctcaagggtattttctcccaagtccttggtgagaaaacctttaatcaatctaccctcattcctatgtccatagccaatgaGTGTGAggttaagctgtataatatcaagaatgctctggttcatacagggtatccctagtcctaggtgatatctactgcagagtaacctgatgaaaaccttatcactggcggtccagcctaggtgataaccatagatcaatctcgattggtccgaaagagaaagcaataaacacatcaaaaggttaccgtaaataaaatattataaatgcaaatgtaaactcaaacTCATTACAATTCTAAgtcagggacacccccctagcattggggggtttagctgctcatattgtttaaaaccaatgcaagataaaaattacacattacaagtaattggatgactttgatcttcaatcgctcccgctaatgaatctcttcagctctccgaatgccttgatctttgtaatacttgattgcttcatagtactgtggtttgctgtactctaggatgatttttcctttggcagaagacctctttttatagtgaaagttcccagcagtagttggacaggtccaaagatgtctccacaaagcccgaagaatgaaaagcccggaaaaattggaaatattgggcttgggctgacacggcccgtgtcacctgacacgggtggccgtgtcacctgacacgggtggccgtgtcagcctactgtcttccctgacacgcccatggcaaGCTAACACGATTGATGTTTctgcctgacacgggtggccgtgtcaggctactgttttcttctTCTGTTTTCCTTtccctgacacggcccgtgtcaggtgacacgggtggccgtgtcaggcctcctgtactgGGATTTTCTGCTCTTTTTCGTACCGGACTCTCGCATTgtcgtgttctgagttctccggttcttctacctggatctgtctgACAAAAACACAGTTATTCCATGcataaaatcaaaataaacaaaataaaacataataaagattaaaaatgcgtaaatgacataacggaagtaaaactactcgaattgtaccttaaatgcgtgcacagtgtgtcaaatgtctctgttttgcgtcagatcagtaatgaaaacttactataaatggtgactgatcagaCCTCACAGACCAACTGAAGATGCTCGCATTAACCTCGCATCATTGACGCTGGTGCGTCATCGATGAGGGAGAAGGATCACCTTCAATCGGTAACGTGTGGTCGACGTAGAACAAGAATCAATCTCAATTGAAAATCCACCGTCGACGAAAAGCGAGAGCCAATCTTCAATCGAAAATGCATTGTCGATGAAAATTGATCGTTGACGATGATTGGGGTGGAGCGATACGTCGCCGCTTGAAGTGAAACGCAGAACGACGATGCTCGAGACGAAAGATGAAGAGCGGAAGCGAATCAATTCCGAAAAGGTATCGTCGAATTTTTTCGCTTCTCTCTTATGCTTCtgttatttcttttcttttccaactctatttctcttcttctccttcGATTACTGATCGATTTTGTCCTGCGTTATTGTGTGTTAGGTTGGGAGATTGTTTGAGCGAGATGAAAAAGGTGAGGATTCAGTTGCGGTAGTTGTCGTGAATCGTCGGTGAAGGATTACTGAGCGTCTCCGTTTCTGTTATTGTTATTAGCGATGAAGGTTGAAAGTGGAATCACGCAACAAATCGGAGAGGAAGTTTTGTCGTTGGTGATGGAACTGGGGGGTTCTGTGAGCGGTTAAAGTGGTGATGGCAATGGTTAAAGGTGAAGAAAGATGGAAGTGTGGTTCTGTTGCAGGTTTTTTGCAGACGATGATGGAGATTGTGGTAGCAGAAGCGTTGATGCGTTGATATCTGTTTCTGCCTCATCGATATCAGTTTGAACATCCACAGGAAGAAAAACTCGGTCGATACCAACCTGCTTAGCTTGAGCAAGGAAATCAGAAACATTCCTTAGTTTATCCACAGTAGAATCAGCTTGATATACCACATACTGCAACGTTGATGTCGTGCTGCGATGAAAACTACCTTGGCCAAAATATAGAACCGCACATCCAATCATTGTTGTAATTGTGAACGATATGAGAAGAATAAGGGAAAATGTGTAGCATGTTGGAGAATAACCATAAGGCTCGTATTTACGACAGAAGTAACAAACAATGAGAAGCAATAAACAGAAGCCAAAGCCTAAGAACCATATTGCTACAATGCTGAATACAGGAACTGCTGTGTATGCCACTGAAGCCCAATAATGGTGGTCACTGATATTCCATCCATTAGTGTACTCATTGAAGCCGTCTAAAGGATCTTTTCTTCTTGTTCTCTCAGCAGCTAAGGGAAGTGGTGAGTTTCCATATGTTTCAGGTTGAGGTTGAGGTTCAGCAGCAATTGCATCATACCGAGAAAATGCTACAACTTTTCCATCATTTGGTTTCCCTGAAGTGAAGTGTGAGTGGAAGCATACGAAGAAGAATGTGAGAAGGAAATAGAGATGAAGTAGCTGGTAACTAGTAAGCATTATGGTGTTAGAGAGCAAGGAACATGAAAGTGGAGAAAGAGTGATGTTTGTGTGTGGAACCTAAACTCAGTGACAGTGGCGAATGGCAGAGAGAGAGGACCACTTGCCAGCTATGTACCAGTAACAAGAAGATAAGATTGCCACGTGGCACCTGGCAATTGGATTGAAAGATATATTTTTTAATcttttctgattttttatttaaCTATTTATTTAAATTTCTATTTTATGATTGGATATTAGAAATGAGTATGGATTGCTAACATGGGcctttgattaatttgaatcaacgattcagattgaatcaaagaagcacacaaagaaacacatctttttaaataaattaaaatgcttataatattgtttttatatgatttaatcgttttaaaataatttaaatcaattgaatcaaataaaattcataactttttaaataatcatgataaaattaaaataataacatggaaaattttatttattcaatctgactattttgacgaaagaacaaaattaaaacgactaaaaatgaataaaagttgggcaaaaatttgctcgaaaaattaaatcggatgcatgaaaatgatcaatgcaaaatatacttattgaaaaaatacaacgtttcttcaaattctgaaataagtttgcaccggttaaaaggttcaggcgggtcaaaacgcaactgaaacagctgctgaaaaatacaacgagcacaccaggttaaactacatgaaccgtagattaataatactgacgtctgcaattttaaatttgaaactttttatccgctgattttgtccgtacttgaggaaatgattcaaccgatttgtctgtattttcaataaatttattctgactaatattttagttattattcatgatggaatgcatgtcatgttgtccatatgatgcaaattaaaaatgaaatcgattttacaaaaatttaaatatgcccggacaaaattggggtatgacacacgAGGGAGATTCTTGCTTAGCGAAATCTGCTGATATGAGAAATTCAACAATATTAAAAATAGTGTATCTTGAGTTTCGTAACTCGAAATGAGACGCGGTTGGATCCATTGGAAAACTCATCCAACTCTATATCCTTTAATGAAGTAAAATCATGCATGTAttgtcgcaacctgcgaaaaaaacaatcggcgagaaagaaatgacagaagagtcgccaccgtgcgttatttatcccaaaggagggaaaggaaacgctcgaagtaaacttggaaaaaggaaaggaaaagacaaggtctcgcaaccaaatcttgggttcaggagtcgattatgcgaagggaaggtattagcacccctacgcatccgtagtactctacgggatccactcttgttgttcttgtctaaagggtgcaggtttatctaatgtactatttactaaaagaggggtcaaaagaaaatgactggcacggatgtcgcatccactgcatacgtatctcatctgaatatgagaatcagagtcttc from Lathyrus oleraceus cultivar Zhongwan6 chromosome 1, CAAS_Psat_ZW6_1.0, whole genome shotgun sequence includes:
- the LOC127098788 gene encoding uncharacterized protein LOC127098788, which produces MLTSYQLLHLYFLLTFFFVCFHSHFTSGKPNDGKVVAFSRYDAIAAEPQPQPETYGNSPLPLAAERTRRKDPLDGFNEYTNGWNISDHHYWASVAYTAVPVFSIVAIWFLGFGFCLLLLIVCYFCRKYEPYGYSPTCYTFSLILLISFTITTMIGCAVLYFGQGSFHRSTTSTLQYVVYQADSTVDKLRNVSDFLAQAKQVGIDRVFLPVDVQTDIDEAETDINASTLLLPQSPSSSAKNLQQNHTSIFLHL